A stretch of DNA from Kangiella sediminilitoris:
AGATGCTATGGGGCTAGGCTTATACTTCACTCCTGGCGAGGGGCCGGCTTTTAAGAATCCAGTTCGAAACGCTAAGGAAATTGCGGCTTTGCCTATTCCTGATCCAAACCAGGAGCTTAAATATGTGACCGATGCAGTATCAACCATTCGCCATGAGCTTAAAGGTGAAGTGCCATTAATTGGCTTTTCTGGTAGCCCATGGACACTGGCAACTTACATGGTAGAGGGGGGGACTACGAAGAACTTCTCTCAAGTTAAAGGCTTAATGTATGAGCAGCCACAGGTTCTACATCAGTTATTGGATAAGTTAGCTGACTCTATAATTACTTATTTAAATGCACAGGTTGAGGCGGGAGCTCAGGCGCTGATGATTTTTGATACCTGGGGTGGCGTTTTGATACCTCGTGACTATCAAGAGTTCTCCTTACGATATATGTCAAAAATAGTACAAGGACTGGTTAGAGAAAAGGATGGTCAACAGATTCCTGTTACTTTATTTACGAAAGGCGGTGGGAAATGGCTCGATCTAATGGCCGCTACGGGATGTGACTGTCTCGGAGTTGACTGGACAACGAACCTTTCGGAAGCTAGACAGATAGTGGATGGAAAAGTTGCTCTACAGGGCAATATGGATCCATCTATATTGTACGGATCCGACGAAAGAATTCGTCAAGAAGTTGAAACTATACTTGCTAGCTATGGACATGGTAGCGGTCATGTGTTTAATTTAGGACATGGGATACACCAAACCGTGGATCCTGAAAAAGCAGGTGTTTTTGTTAACGCTGTGCATGAGTTGAGTAAGAAATATCATATACAATAAACGACACGACGGGTGCTATGCTTAAGGAAAGCCATTTTGATCCACCTTGGTGGTTAAGGAACAGACATTTACAAACCTTTTGGGGGCCATTGACAACCAGGCTCCCATTGCCGCAATTATCTCGGCAGCGCTTAGAACTTAGTGATGGCGACTTTATTGACATGGACTGGGTTAATCCAGATAGAGATGCCCCAACTGTAGTTCTACTGCATGGTCTCGAGGGTGATGTTAATTCACCCTATTTAAGAAGGATGATCTATCAGATACAGCAACGACGGTGGCGGGGAGTTCTTGTCTATTGGCGGGGTTGCAGTGAGGATATGAATCGCCTTGATAAGACATATCACTCTGGTCGGAGCGATGATCTTGCAGAAATCATCCAAAATATACAGCATGAAAAATCACCCGATAGACTATTCGTGGCTGGTTATTCATTGGGCGCAAACGTTCTTTTAAAATGGATGGGTGAGAATGGGCATGACGCTACAATTGATGCGGGCTGTGCTGTGTCTACCCCTTTCGATCTTGCTATTTGCGCTGATTCCATCGAGCAGGGCTTTTCCAAAATATACAAATTTTATCTTCTAAACTCGATGAAGAAGCGTATTGTTCGAAAATTTTCTCCAGAACGCTTATTAGAACTATTAAACCTTTCGCCCAGGGATGTAATGGCTATCAATTCCTTTAGAGAGTTTGATAATCGCATCACTTCTTATTTGAATAACTTTGAAGATGCCGATGATTATTATCGCCAAGCTTCCAGTATTTATTATCTTGGGGGGGTTGAGCGACCAGCACTGATCATACATGCAGCAGATGACCCCTTTATGTCCCCTGAAATTATTCCCAGTGAAGATCAGTTATCGAATAGTGTGGAGTTGCTAATCAGTGAACGTGGTGGGCATGTAGGCTTTGTTACGTCTCCGACTAATCGTGGTGTGAGCTTCTATCTGGAGCAAACTATTTTGGATTACTTTGACCGGTTTCTCTGATTCTTGCCCATGAATAAGTTAGTGAGCAACCACTTTTGTGCTATGCTGGCATAACTCTAACTCACTGTTATTTAAATTAATTTCAAATGGGCATTCAAGCGTACTTAGAACATTTACAACAGCAGTATAAGCTAGAACCATACCCTGATCTTAAGCGTCGGCTAAAATTACTAGATTCCTTAAGAGCGATGTTGACCGAGAATGAGTCGGCAATTACCGAGGCAGTTTGTAAGGATTTTGGTTATCGCTCACCTTTTGAAACTGAGCTTGCTGAAATATACCCTTCGTTAAAAGCAATAAGCCATACCAAAAAGCAATTGTCTGGATGGATGGAAAGCGAAAAAAGAGGTGTAAGCCTCTGGTTCAAGCCAGCCAGAGCCCGAATTATGTATCAGCCCGTTGGAGTGGTAGGCATCATTGTTCCCTGGAATTACCCTCTATATCTGGCCCTTGGACCGCTAGTGAGTGCTCTTGCTGCCGGAAACCGGGTAATGCTGAAAGTATCAGAGTTTACCCCACAGTTTAGTTTATTATTTACTCGTTTATGTGAGCAGTATCTTGGTCCTGACTGGGTGAAGGTGGTTTACGGTGGCCCGGATGTAGGTGCTGAGTTTTCTGGCTTAGCTTTTGACCATCTTTTATTTACTGGCTCGGGAGAGATCGGTAAAAAAGTTATGAAAGCAGCCAGTGATAACCTGACTCCAGTGACTTTAGAACTTGGTGGAAAGTCGCCGACAATTATTGATAAAAGCTTTCCGATTAAAACAGCAACGGAGCGATTACTCTTTGGAAAGCTGCTAAATGGTGGCCAAACCTGCCTTGCACCGGACTATGCCTTTATATCGAATGAAGATATAGACCAGTTTATAGAGAAGGCGAAGAAGGTCGCTAAAAAGTTTTATCCTGAGTGGGAAAATAAAGGGTATACCAGTCTTGCTTCAAATAAGCAGGTTGAGCGATATCAATACATGCTGGCGGATGCAAAGGCTAAAGGCGCAACTATTATCCCTCTTTGGGAAGCTGATGGAGCAAGCGAAAGCCATATTAAGAATGGTAAAGCTACTCCTTTGCTGATAATGGATACTACCGAGGATATGCAGGTTCGTCAGCAAGAAATTTTTGGACCTATGCTCCCTGTTGTTCCCTATGGAGATCACCAGGATGTTATACGCTACATTAATAGTCAACCTCGTCCCTTAGCGCTATACCTGTTCAGCAATAAGCAGTCAGTCATTAAAAATTACATGTTAAATACTATTTCTGGCGGAGTGACACTCAATGATACTATTTTGCATGTCAGTCAGGAGGAGCTACCTTTCGGTGGTATAGGAGCCAGTGGAATGGGTCAGTATCATGGTGTTGAAGGGTTTAAGACCTTCTCAAAGGCAAAAAGTATTTTTAAACAAAGTCGGTTTGCTGGTACGAACTTAATGTACCCGCCAGCTAATAAACTATCAAGGTTACTACTTAAACTGATGAAACGTTGATATCAGTTTAAGCGTTTTTTAGGTCCTCTAGGCATTTAACGGGGCATCCAGTAAGATAGCGATAACAAGTAAAAGGTACCGAATCATATTTTATGAAAAAAATCGTATTATATCCGGGAACATTCGACCCGATAACAAAGGGGCACATGGATTTAGTAAAGCGAGCATGTCGTTTGTTTGATACCGTAATTATTGCCATTGCTGAAAGCCCTTCTAAAAAGCCAATGTTCGGCCTTGAGGAGCGGGTAGATATGGTGCGAGAAGTGTTTAAAGGAAACACCCAGGTCCAGGTTGAAGGTTTTAATGGTTTGTTGGCCCATTTTGCCAAAGAAAAAAATGCGCTTGCAGTACTCCGCGGTATAAGGGCGGTTTCGGATTTTGAGTTTGAGTTTCAGCTAGCCAATATGAACCGCCACCTTGATCCAGAATTAGAATCTATTTTTCTAACCCCTTCTGAGAAGTATTCTTATATTTCTTCATCCTTAGTCAGAGAAGTTGCGTCTCTAGGCGGTGACATAACAGCATTTGTGGATCCTATTGTGCAAAACGCACTTGAAAAGAAATTTACAAGATAACTCTCGAAGTTGCATACGATATAAGCGATAATACTGTTGTCTTTTAATAATAGTGGTATCAATTGCTATGTCATTAAAAATTACTGACGAATGTATTAACTGTGATGTTTGTGAACCTGAGTGTCCTAATGAGGCCATTTATCAGGGAGAGGAGATCTATGAGATTGATCCAGACAAGTGCACAGAATGCGTAGGTCATTATGATGAACCTCAATGCCAGCAGGTGTGTCCTGTTGACTGTATTCCTTTAGATGATGACAATCCCGAAACGAAGGAACAGTTAATCGCTAAATATGAACAGCTTACTGGCGAAGATTACGTTGAAGTATAATTCATAAAGTCGCAATCCTGCGGCTTTCAACTACTGCTGCTATACCCATGCACCTTATCGATTGGTTACACGAAGAACCCTTCACTCTATCTTTATCATCTGGTTTCTTCAGTTTTTATGCCCATACAGGTGTGCTTAAGGCACTGGAAGAAAATGGTGTGTTGCCCAGAAAACTGACTGGCTCAAGTGCTGGTGCCCTAGTTGCGTCATGTTGGGCATCAGGAGTAACTGCCGATTCTTTAAAAGACATATTATTTGATTTAAAAAGAGAGGATTTCTGGGACCCGGGTTTTGGATGGGGGTTGTTAAAGGGTAAGAAGTTTCGGGGCATGCTTGAAGATATCTTGCCGGTAAAAAGCTTTGAAGAGTGTCGAACCAAACTGGCTTTGTCTGCTTATGACACTAAAAGTAAATCAACCATAGTGCTGGACAGTGGTGAACTGGTGCCAGCCATATACGCTTCATGTGCTATTCCAGTCATGTTCCAGCCTCTTAAATATAATGGTTACAACTTGTTGGATGGTGGTATAAAGGATCGTCCGGCAATGGCAGCGATAAGGCCTGGGGAGAGGGTTTTCTATCACCATATTGTGTCGGTATCACCCTGGCGAGCAAAGGGCTCTGAAGCTTTAAAGGTTCCTCAAAATGATAATATGTCGACATTAGCAATACATGATTTACCTAGGGTAGGGCCAACCCGTTTGGAAAATGGGGCTGAAGCCTTTTTTGCAGCTTACGAAACAACTAAAAAAGCGCTGAATACTGAATTGATAGAGAGTCAGATCAGTATGAGCTCTAAGTTGACTCCATCTCAACAATAACCGGCCATTTTCCCTGCATTACCACAAACCCAACATAGCGCTGTGCCCCATCAGTGGCAAACTCAAATTGATAACGCCTTAAGAAACGAATTTTACCTTCAGAGTCTCTATCAAAGTAAATTTTCTTTAGGGCAACATATCCGTCTAGATTTTGCACATAAGCATCCTGGCAGGCTTTCTGTGCGGCTTTAAAGGCATTCTCTTGTATACGGCGATTATAAACCCAAAAACCAATGATTAGGGCGATGAAAAGTATAACTAATAAATTCGACATGATGGAGTTTTACCGTTTTGCCTAGGGTGTCTTGTTATCGTTTCAAGTTATGCGAAATTAATCATCTATAAACATATGGGCAACAAAAAAGGCGACCTCTGGCCGCCTTTTGAAAAAGTAATTACAGCTAGTCTGCTGTGATCCAGCGAGCAACGTTTACTTTCGATACACCTGCAGCGTTCGCCTGGTCAACTGCAGTTACCAACACGTCATTGATGGCGTCTTCATGCACACGAACTAGCACAGGAGAACGAGGGTCAACGGCCAGTTGAGTCTCAATATTCGCACGAATCGCTTCTGGATCGATAGAGCGCTCTTCCATAAAAACATTGCTCTGATTATCAATCGACACCACAATCAGCGGTGGTGGATTTTTAGGAGGTGTTGAATCTTGGTTCGTACTTGGACGAGCAATTTCAACAGTGTCTTCTTTTACAAATGATGTTGTAACGATAAAGAAAATCAACATGATGAATACGATGTCTAGCATCGGTGTCATGTCAATCCCAGTTTCGTCTTCTTCGCTTCTATGTTTTCTACGCATAAATCTTTATCCTGTCGCACTTTTGTTGCTTATTAGGGCGTAAACTTAGCCGTTAAAGCACTTGGCCCACAAAGGCGGCATTTGGTTTAGTTAAGTCTTCTAAGTATAACCGCCACATTAAATGTGATCCAGCATAAAATGTCTAGTTTATTTTACGCAAAACTGAACATACTGTGGCCCATGCACTATAGTATCAAATAGTTAATGCCAGGCAGCAACGCTAACCTCTAGAGCACCTGCTTTATTGGCCTGATCAACTGCAGATACCATACTGACATTCTGTGCATCGCCATGAATTTTTACAATGACTGGGGCTTGCCGATCTTTTACCAGTTGGCTTTCAAGATTAGCCTGAATGGCTTCTATGTCGATGATTCTATTATCAAAAGACACTTGGTTTTGCTCATCTATGGTAACTACTAAAGGAATAACTTTGGCGTCACAGTCTTGCTGACACTCCCTGCTTGGCTGGGTAATATCTATAGACTGGGTATTGACGAAGCTAGTAGTCACAACAAAGAAAAGTAGTAAAATAAATACGATATCTAGCATCGGCGTCATATCGGTTTGTGAATCTGCTGAATAGTTGTGGTGCTTTTTATTTAATCTTGCCATATCAATACTCCCTGATGCTGTTGGAAGGGCTGGTAATGGCTGAGTACTCAGTTAGTTAACCAGCACTTAACAACAAAAATAGCAGAGATCTGCATCTTTGGCAATCTAGATGGCTATTTTTAGTTACCGTTGACAACGTGGGCAGTAAAAGCTGGAGCGTTGTCCTAGAACTATATTTTTGATAGGTGTCTGGCACTTATTGCAGGCTTGCCCCTCGCGGCCGTAAACATTGAGTTCTTGAGAAAAATAACCCGGTGAGCCGTCTGTTTGAGTGAAGTCCTTTAGTGTGGTGCCACCTTGCTTAATGGCCTTTGCTAGCACTTCCTTAATATTGAATGCGAGTAAACGGCAACGTTTTAAGCTTATTCGGTTAGCCGCTCGTTTGGGATGAATTCCACTTAAAAAAAGAGACTCGCTGGCATAGATATTACCCACGCCGACCACAACGGCATTGGTCATGATAGCGTTTTTGATGGCCCCTTTGCGCTTAGAGAGCTTCTGGTGAAGGTATTTGCCATTAAACTCTTCTGATAATGGTTCTGGACCCAGAGAGTCAATAATCTCAAGAGACTGCCCTTTGGGTTGCCACAAGATAGCTCCAAATCGACGAGGGTCATTAAGGCGTAGGGCTTTGCCATTATCAAATACCACTTCGAAGTGATCATGTTTTCTTAATGGTGTATCGGCGTCTACTACACGCATGGCTCCTGACATTCCAAGGTGCATTACCACGGTACCTTTAGCGAAACGCCACAACATATATTTTGCTCTACGCTCTATATCATGGCTAACCTGACCCTCAAGCTGTTGCAACACTTCAGGTACTGGCCAGCGTAACTGTGGTTGATAAATATTAACTTGAAGAATCTTTTGCCCACAAATGTGTGGCGATAATCCGCGGGTCGTGGTTTCTACTTCAGGTAATTCCGGCATGATGACTTTGGGAGTGAAACTTTAGATGTAATTGTAATCCAGAATATAAAAAAGCCCAGTAAAAACTGGGCTTTTTCGTTCGTTTTCTTGGAGGCAGAAAACTATTGAAGCTTATAAGCTCTTGCTATTACTTAATTTTCGCTTCTTTATACATAACATGCTTGCGAATGGTTGGATCGAATTTCTTGATCTCCATTTTACCAGGCATGTTTTTCTTGTTCTTGTCTGTGGTATAGAAATGACCTGTACCAGCACTAGAAACTAAACGAATTTTATCGCGCATCTTATCGCTCCTTATACTTTTTCGCCACGAGCACGCAGTTCAGTTAGCACAGTCTCGATACCTTTCTTATCGATGATGCGCATACCTTTTGCTGATACGCGTAGTTTCACGAAACGCTTCTCAGACTCAACCCAGAAACGGTGAGAATGTAGATTTGGTAAAAAACGACGCTTTGTACGGTTTTTGGCGTGTGACACGTTGTTGCCTGTCACTGGACGCTTACCCGTTACCTGACAAACTTTAGCCATGATATAGCCTCCAAAAAATAATCTTTACATTACGACGATGCAAAATCAGCTCGTCGCTACTCTTCAAATAGGGCGCACTTTATACCAGAAAGCCGGGCCTTTGACAACTAAACAGCCAATAAAAGACATATTTATCTCCAGTTTTCATCAAAATTGGATAAAAAACTAAAGAAGGCCGTGTTCTGCAAAAGAATAGCTTTTATTGTGGGCGATGATAATGTGATCCAACGTCCTAATATCCATGAGCTCCAGAGCTTGTCTGAGTTTCTCTGTGATATGCCTGTCCGAGGGGCTTGGATCGATACAGCCACTGGGGTGGTTGTGCGCCAAAATCACTGCGGCGGCATGATAGCCTAATGCCTTCTCAACCACAACCCTGGGGTGTACTTCGGAGCTATTAATTGTCCCCTGGAAGAGTGTTTCCTGGGCCAGAAGCTGGTGCTG
This window harbors:
- the hemE gene encoding uroporphyrinogen decarboxylase, which encodes MNQPLLNDRYIKAALQQPTDRTPVWMMRQAGRYLPEYRELRAEAGSFMDLCTNPELACEVTLQPLRRYPLDAAILFSDILTIPDAMGLGLYFTPGEGPAFKNPVRNAKEIAALPIPDPNQELKYVTDAVSTIRHELKGEVPLIGFSGSPWTLATYMVEGGTTKNFSQVKGLMYEQPQVLHQLLDKLADSIITYLNAQVEAGAQALMIFDTWGGVLIPRDYQEFSLRYMSKIVQGLVREKDGQQIPVTLFTKGGGKWLDLMAATGCDCLGVDWTTNLSEARQIVDGKVALQGNMDPSILYGSDERIRQEVETILASYGHGSGHVFNLGHGIHQTVDPEKAGVFVNAVHELSKKYHIQ
- a CDS encoding hydrolase, yielding MLKESHFDPPWWLRNRHLQTFWGPLTTRLPLPQLSRQRLELSDGDFIDMDWVNPDRDAPTVVLLHGLEGDVNSPYLRRMIYQIQQRRWRGVLVYWRGCSEDMNRLDKTYHSGRSDDLAEIIQNIQHEKSPDRLFVAGYSLGANVLLKWMGENGHDATIDAGCAVSTPFDLAICADSIEQGFSKIYKFYLLNSMKKRIVRKFSPERLLELLNLSPRDVMAINSFREFDNRITSYLNNFEDADDYYRQASSIYYLGGVERPALIIHAADDPFMSPEIIPSEDQLSNSVELLISERGGHVGFVTSPTNRGVSFYLEQTILDYFDRFL
- a CDS encoding coniferyl aldehyde dehydrogenase, encoding MGIQAYLEHLQQQYKLEPYPDLKRRLKLLDSLRAMLTENESAITEAVCKDFGYRSPFETELAEIYPSLKAISHTKKQLSGWMESEKRGVSLWFKPARARIMYQPVGVVGIIVPWNYPLYLALGPLVSALAAGNRVMLKVSEFTPQFSLLFTRLCEQYLGPDWVKVVYGGPDVGAEFSGLAFDHLLFTGSGEIGKKVMKAASDNLTPVTLELGGKSPTIIDKSFPIKTATERLLFGKLLNGGQTCLAPDYAFISNEDIDQFIEKAKKVAKKFYPEWENKGYTSLASNKQVERYQYMLADAKAKGATIIPLWEADGASESHIKNGKATPLLIMDTTEDMQVRQQEIFGPMLPVVPYGDHQDVIRYINSQPRPLALYLFSNKQSVIKNYMLNTISGGVTLNDTILHVSQEELPFGGIGASGMGQYHGVEGFKTFSKAKSIFKQSRFAGTNLMYPPANKLSRLLLKLMKR
- the coaD gene encoding pantetheine-phosphate adenylyltransferase, translated to MKKIVLYPGTFDPITKGHMDLVKRACRLFDTVIIAIAESPSKKPMFGLEERVDMVREVFKGNTQVQVEGFNGLLAHFAKEKNALAVLRGIRAVSDFEFEFQLANMNRHLDPELESIFLTPSEKYSYISSSLVREVASLGGDITAFVDPIVQNALEKKFTR
- a CDS encoding YfhL family 4Fe-4S dicluster ferredoxin, with the protein product MSLKITDECINCDVCEPECPNEAIYQGEEIYEIDPDKCTECVGHYDEPQCQQVCPVDCIPLDDDNPETKEQLIAKYEQLTGEDYVEV
- a CDS encoding patatin-like phospholipase family protein, with protein sequence MHLIDWLHEEPFTLSLSSGFFSFYAHTGVLKALEENGVLPRKLTGSSAGALVASCWASGVTADSLKDILFDLKREDFWDPGFGWGLLKGKKFRGMLEDILPVKSFEECRTKLALSAYDTKSKSTIVLDSGELVPAIYASCAIPVMFQPLKYNGYNLLDGGIKDRPAMAAIRPGERVFYHHIVSVSPWRAKGSEALKVPQNDNMSTLAIHDLPRVGPTRLENGAEAFFAAYETTKKALNTELIESQISMSSKLTPSQQ
- a CDS encoding DUF3301 domain-containing protein, whose amino-acid sequence is MSNLLVILFIALIIGFWVYNRRIQENAFKAAQKACQDAYVQNLDGYVALKKIYFDRDSEGKIRFLRRYQFEFATDGAQRYVGFVVMQGKWPVIVEMEST
- a CDS encoding ExbD/TolR family protein translates to MRRKHRSEEDETGIDMTPMLDIVFIMLIFFIVTTSFVKEDTVEIARPSTNQDSTPPKNPPPLIVVSIDNQSNVFMEERSIDPEAIRANIETQLAVDPRSPVLVRVHEDAINDVLVTAVDQANAAGVSKVNVARWITAD
- a CDS encoding ExbD/TolR family protein, which codes for MARLNKKHHNYSADSQTDMTPMLDIVFILLLFFVVTTSFVNTQSIDITQPSRECQQDCDAKVIPLVVTIDEQNQVSFDNRIIDIEAIQANLESQLVKDRQAPVIVKIHGDAQNVSMVSAVDQANKAGALEVSVAAWH
- the mutM gene encoding bifunctional DNA-formamidopyrimidine glycosylase/DNA-(apurinic or apyrimidinic site) lyase, with translation MPELPEVETTTRGLSPHICGQKILQVNIYQPQLRWPVPEVLQQLEGQVSHDIERRAKYMLWRFAKGTVVMHLGMSGAMRVVDADTPLRKHDHFEVVFDNGKALRLNDPRRFGAILWQPKGQSLEIIDSLGPEPLSEEFNGKYLHQKLSKRKGAIKNAIMTNAVVVGVGNIYASESLFLSGIHPKRAANRISLKRCRLLAFNIKEVLAKAIKQGGTTLKDFTQTDGSPGYFSQELNVYGREGQACNKCQTPIKNIVLGQRSSFYCPRCQR
- the rpmG gene encoding 50S ribosomal protein L33, which encodes MRDKIRLVSSAGTGHFYTTDKNKKNMPGKMEIKKFDPTIRKHVMYKEAKIK
- the rpmB gene encoding 50S ribosomal protein L28; translation: MAKVCQVTGKRPVTGNNVSHAKNRTKRRFLPNLHSHRFWVESEKRFVKLRVSAKGMRIIDKKGIETVLTELRARGEKV